The Thermanaerovibrio acidaminovorans DSM 6589 genome contains a region encoding:
- a CDS encoding alanine/glycine:cation symporter family protein gives MSFVDLVSVIVWDYLWGMPLVLTILGVGAYLTIRSGFFQVVGFRSAMGYALRSVLGREGDRGKGLLSSAEAMSAALGTTIGVGNIGGVATAIATGGPGAVFWMWVAGLVGMVIKMAEITLAVHYRSTDHRGETYGGPNYYMRRGIGEEMGKRGLFKVLSGIFAFGFLTSYFINIQTYTVSEAVGNTFGLSMTWVGVVYTVFLYGMISGGLKGLGRIASWLVPFMCVFYLAAGVFIIVRNLPAIPGALGLIVSSAFNGTAAVGGFAGAAVAQAMKVGFSRSVFSNEAGWGSAPMIHATARVDHPVKQGLMGIFEVFVDTFVICTITCLVIVATGTWSSGQDGATLTLSAFEMSIGSYGRYVLALAVFIFGLTTSGGVYAQIEVVLRYLLDESPLKDRLLWLYKWTYPLPSLAMVYIAVRYGLPGTLVWVFSDASTALPIFANVVALFFLSNRFLALLKDYRARHMGEVTHREAPVPLFFEGGQGEEA, from the coding sequence ATGAGCTTCGTGGATCTGGTGAGCGTGATCGTGTGGGACTACCTATGGGGGATGCCGCTGGTGCTGACCATCCTTGGCGTCGGGGCGTACCTCACGATCCGAAGCGGTTTCTTCCAGGTGGTGGGCTTCAGGTCCGCCATGGGCTACGCCCTTCGGAGCGTCCTGGGACGGGAGGGGGACCGGGGCAAGGGGCTGTTGAGCTCCGCAGAGGCCATGAGCGCCGCCCTGGGGACCACCATAGGGGTGGGGAACATCGGCGGGGTTGCCACCGCCATAGCCACCGGGGGGCCCGGGGCGGTCTTCTGGATGTGGGTGGCGGGGCTGGTGGGCATGGTGATAAAGATGGCGGAGATAACCCTGGCGGTCCACTACCGCTCCACCGATCACCGGGGGGAGACCTACGGGGGACCCAACTACTACATGAGAAGGGGCATAGGGGAAGAGATGGGCAAGAGGGGCCTGTTCAAGGTCCTAAGCGGTATCTTCGCCTTCGGGTTCCTCACCTCCTACTTCATAAACATCCAGACCTACACGGTCTCCGAGGCGGTGGGCAACACCTTCGGCCTCTCCATGACTTGGGTCGGGGTGGTCTACACGGTATTTCTCTACGGGATGATAAGCGGGGGGCTCAAGGGGCTGGGGCGAATCGCATCCTGGCTGGTACCCTTCATGTGCGTCTTCTACCTGGCGGCGGGAGTCTTCATCATCGTAAGGAACCTGCCCGCCATACCCGGGGCACTTGGGCTGATCGTGAGCTCCGCATTCAACGGCACCGCCGCGGTGGGGGGCTTCGCGGGGGCGGCGGTGGCCCAGGCCATGAAGGTGGGCTTCTCCAGGTCCGTGTTCAGCAACGAGGCGGGATGGGGGTCCGCCCCGATGATCCACGCCACCGCCCGGGTGGACCACCCGGTGAAGCAGGGCCTCATGGGGATCTTCGAGGTCTTCGTGGACACCTTCGTCATATGCACAATAACTTGCCTTGTGATCGTTGCCACCGGCACCTGGTCCAGCGGTCAGGACGGGGCCACCCTCACCCTGTCGGCCTTCGAGATGTCCATAGGAAGTTACGGCCGGTACGTGCTGGCCCTGGCGGTGTTCATCTTCGGGCTCACCACCTCAGGGGGGGTCTACGCCCAAATAGAGGTGGTGCTCAGGTACCTGCTGGACGAATCCCCATTGAAGGACCGGCTGCTCTGGCTCTACAAGTGGACCTACCCACTGCCCAGCCTGGCGATGGTCTACATAGCGGTCCGGTACGGCCTGCCCGGCACCCTGGTCTGGGTCTTCTCCGACGCGTCCACCGCCCTTCCAATCTTCGCCAACGTGGTGGCCCTGTTCTTCCTCTCCAACCGCTTCTTGGCTTTGCTCAAAGACTACAGGGCCAGGCACATGGGGGAGGTCACCCACCGGGAGGCCCCGGTACCCCTGTTCTTCGAGGGGGGCCAGGGGGAGGAGGCGTGA
- a CDS encoding Lrp/AsnC family transcriptional regulator, producing MSLSGDSDRLLDETGWRILEELQENCRISYKELGRRVGLSTPAVIERVRRMEEAGIIEGYRAVVNPRRVGYSFRVMLAMSSIYSNPDDPIMRALEELPEVIRCWSVTGSNDFYMEALIPSMEFLEALLTRMSRHGRIVTSVVLPNLGGSGSGRVTRPREGL from the coding sequence ATGAGCTTGTCTGGCGATTCCGATAGGCTTCTGGACGAAACGGGATGGAGGATCCTTGAGGAGCTGCAGGAGAACTGCCGGATCTCCTACAAGGAGCTGGGGCGTAGGGTGGGGCTCTCCACCCCGGCGGTGATAGAGCGGGTGAGGCGGATGGAGGAGGCGGGGATAATCGAGGGCTACCGGGCGGTGGTTAACCCCCGCAGGGTGGGGTACTCCTTTAGGGTCATGCTGGCCATGTCCTCCATATACAGCAACCCGGACGACCCCATCATGAGGGCCCTGGAGGAGTTGCCGGAGGTGATCCGGTGCTGGAGCGTGACCGGTTCCAACGACTTCTACATGGAGGCCCTGATCCCCTCCATGGAGTTCCTGGAGGCGCTGCTGACCAGGATGTCCCGGCACGGAAGGATCGTGACGTCCGTGGTGCTGCCAAACCTGGGGGGCAGCGGGAGCGGCCGGGTCACCAGGCCCCGGGAGGGGCTTTAG
- the gyrB gene encoding DNA topoisomerase (ATP-hydrolyzing) subunit B, protein MNAPVSQYTAKDIQVLEGLSAVRKRPGMYIGDQGQRGLHHLVYEVVDNAIDEAMAGFCDTVQVTVHPDGSVSVEDNGRGIPTEMHPTMGRPAAEVVLTVLHAGAKFDKKAYQVSGGLHGVGVSVVNALSEWLEVTIWRNGKEHRQSYRRGVPVTDLIAGEDTDRRGTKVHFMPDGEIFSTLEFSADTLIGRLRELAFLNPGVTIVFRDLRQDPPMERKLHFEGGIRSFVEYLNRGKEVLFSPPMVVKGEKDGVIVEVALQYNDTYLERIFAFANLINTVEGGTHVSGFRTALTRLINDQARKEKLLKDKDPNFTGDDLKEGLTAVISVKLLEPQFEGQTKTKLGNGDVKGIVDSVVYEGLKVILEDQPQILRPVVEKAVKARQAREAAKKARDLVRRKSAMSGMDLPGKLADCSNRRPEECELYIVEGDSAGGSAKMGRDRSFQAILPLRGKILNVEKARLDKILSNDQVRTIIQALGCGVGDEFDYSKLRYHKIFLMADADVDGAHIRTLLLTLFFRYMPQIIENGHLYVAQPPLYRVQEGKNVHYCYSDRELKEIMQRLSGRKASVQRYKGLGEMNPEQLWETTMDPANRVIKRVEIEDAVLADELFSVLMGDAVEPRREFIEAHAKEVRNLDV, encoded by the coding sequence ATGAACGCACCGGTTTCCCAGTACACCGCCAAGGACATCCAGGTTCTGGAGGGCCTGTCGGCGGTACGGAAGCGTCCCGGCATGTACATAGGGGACCAGGGGCAGCGGGGCCTGCACCATCTGGTCTACGAGGTGGTGGACAACGCCATAGACGAGGCCATGGCGGGGTTCTGCGACACGGTGCAGGTGACGGTGCACCCGGACGGGAGCGTATCGGTGGAGGACAACGGACGGGGTATCCCCACCGAGATGCACCCTACCATGGGGCGCCCCGCGGCGGAGGTGGTCCTCACGGTGCTCCACGCGGGGGCCAAGTTCGACAAGAAGGCCTATCAGGTCTCTGGAGGCCTCCACGGGGTGGGGGTCTCGGTGGTCAATGCCCTCTCGGAGTGGCTGGAGGTCACCATATGGAGGAACGGGAAGGAACACCGGCAGAGCTACCGCCGGGGGGTGCCTGTGACGGACCTGATCGCCGGGGAGGACACGGACCGCCGGGGCACCAAGGTCCACTTCATGCCCGACGGGGAGATATTCTCCACCCTGGAGTTCTCGGCGGACACCCTGATAGGGCGGCTTAGGGAGCTGGCCTTCCTCAACCCGGGGGTCACCATCGTCTTCCGGGACCTTCGGCAGGACCCGCCGATGGAGAGGAAGCTTCACTTCGAGGGGGGCATCCGGTCCTTCGTGGAGTACCTGAACCGGGGCAAGGAGGTGCTCTTCTCCCCCCCCATGGTGGTCAAGGGGGAGAAGGACGGGGTCATCGTGGAGGTGGCCCTCCAGTACAACGACACGTACCTGGAGAGGATCTTCGCCTTCGCCAACCTGATAAACACCGTGGAGGGGGGCACCCACGTGTCGGGCTTCCGCACCGCCCTCACCCGGCTCATCAACGACCAGGCCCGGAAGGAGAAGCTACTTAAGGACAAGGACCCCAACTTCACCGGCGACGACCTGAAGGAGGGGCTCACGGCGGTCATATCGGTGAAGCTACTGGAGCCCCAGTTCGAGGGGCAGACCAAGACCAAGCTGGGCAACGGGGACGTGAAGGGCATCGTGGACTCGGTGGTCTACGAGGGCCTCAAGGTGATCCTGGAGGACCAGCCCCAGATACTCCGGCCCGTGGTGGAGAAGGCGGTGAAGGCCCGGCAGGCCCGGGAGGCGGCCAAGAAGGCCCGGGACCTGGTGAGGCGCAAGTCCGCCATGAGCGGGATGGACCTGCCGGGCAAGCTGGCGGACTGCTCCAACCGCCGGCCGGAGGAGTGCGAGCTCTACATAGTGGAGGGGGACTCCGCGGGGGGAAGCGCCAAGATGGGGCGCGACAGGTCCTTCCAGGCCATCCTCCCCCTGAGGGGCAAGATCCTCAACGTGGAGAAGGCCCGGCTGGACAAGATCCTCTCCAACGACCAGGTGAGGACCATAATCCAGGCCCTGGGCTGCGGCGTGGGGGACGAGTTCGACTACTCCAAGCTCCGGTACCACAAGATCTTCCTCATGGCGGACGCGGACGTGGACGGGGCCCACATAAGGACCCTGCTCCTAACCCTCTTCTTCCGCTACATGCCCCAGATAATAGAGAACGGCCACCTCTACGTGGCCCAACCCCCCCTCTACCGGGTTCAGGAGGGGAAGAACGTCCACTACTGCTACTCCGACCGGGAGCTCAAGGAGATCATGCAGCGCCTGTCGGGCCGGAAGGCCTCGGTGCAGCGCTACAAGGGGCTTGGGGAGATGAACCCGGAGCAGCTGTGGGAGACCACCATGGACCCCGCCAACCGGGTCATAAAGCGGGTTGAGATCGAGGACGCGGTGCTGGCGGACGAGCTGTTCAGCGTCCTCATGGGGGACGCGGTGGAGCCCCGGAGGGAGTTCATCGAGGCCCACGCCAAGGAGGTCCGGAACCTGGACGTCTAG
- a CDS encoding methyl-accepting chemotaxis protein has translation MIPGSKEVPGGAASAAEALEHMELGLDDLEGAVEALKGSIGSIEEEASAVARAGAEVNAHARRMTEELMRNASAAREAMEVMERALKIGTAVQEDAQRSRGMLDETNRAVMAMVSSAQGVADSIQRMTKVLQDISEITGHITAIAKQTKLLSLNASIEAERAGEHGKGFGVVAAEVRKLAQRTDEAASKISQLASSSRAIGDEASSSIAQAVGLSTQASERTQATMEALETMFQSILTVAEALRSGAKTASQQSRSASELAEMSQAMAQRTDEQASMLTTVDGKVKENRIVMDLLPQRILDSSRHLESLKGALCGDDHGEPSVASIRQRGEVLMGIEADDFGKFHWWEGRIPKGLDVDLGEAIARELAVPARWVAIPWGNGERGTVTGTWTLGDFDGFHFLCTTVTKLPERLRHVTFSRCYFKSGQSVVVPRASGIRAIGDLKGRRVAVTSGSTSEAAARRHLKESKIVPFPTGVQEANALANGEVDAMVLDRPVAWDHLERHPEWTELGISLSVESFAVTMPKGTSPALKALIDQVVIRERDRLFSKYFANRVRR, from the coding sequence GTGATCCCAGGCAGCAAGGAAGTGCCCGGAGGGGCGGCATCCGCGGCGGAGGCGCTGGAGCACATGGAGCTGGGGCTGGACGACCTGGAGGGGGCGGTGGAGGCCCTCAAGGGGTCCATCGGGTCCATCGAGGAGGAGGCATCGGCGGTGGCCCGGGCGGGGGCGGAGGTCAACGCCCATGCCCGGCGGATGACCGAGGAGCTGATGAGGAACGCCAGCGCCGCCCGGGAGGCCATGGAGGTCATGGAGCGGGCCCTCAAGATCGGCACCGCGGTCCAGGAGGACGCCCAGCGCAGCCGGGGCATGCTGGACGAGACCAATAGGGCGGTCATGGCCATGGTCTCCTCCGCCCAGGGGGTGGCGGACTCCATTCAGCGGATGACCAAGGTCCTCCAGGACATATCGGAGATAACGGGGCACATAACCGCCATAGCCAAGCAGACCAAGTTGCTCTCGCTGAACGCCTCCATCGAGGCGGAACGGGCGGGGGAGCACGGCAAGGGCTTCGGGGTGGTGGCGGCGGAGGTCCGGAAGCTGGCCCAGAGGACCGACGAGGCGGCCTCTAAGATAAGCCAGCTGGCCTCCTCCAGCAGGGCCATCGGGGACGAGGCCTCCTCCAGCATCGCCCAGGCGGTGGGCCTGTCCACCCAGGCCTCGGAGAGGACCCAGGCCACCATGGAGGCCCTGGAGACTATGTTCCAGTCGATCCTAACCGTGGCGGAGGCCCTCCGGTCCGGGGCGAAGACCGCATCCCAGCAGTCCAGGTCCGCCTCGGAGCTGGCGGAGATGTCCCAGGCCATGGCCCAGAGGACCGACGAGCAGGCCTCCATGCTGACCACCGTGGACGGCAAGGTGAAGGAGAACCGGATAGTCATGGACCTGCTCCCCCAGCGGATCCTGGACTCCTCCCGGCACCTGGAGTCCCTCAAGGGGGCCCTGTGCGGGGACGACCACGGGGAGCCATCGGTGGCCTCCATCCGCCAGCGTGGCGAGGTCCTCATGGGGATCGAGGCCGACGACTTCGGCAAGTTCCACTGGTGGGAGGGGCGAATACCCAAGGGGCTCGACGTGGACCTGGGGGAGGCCATAGCCCGGGAGCTGGCAGTTCCTGCCCGATGGGTGGCCATACCCTGGGGCAACGGCGAAAGGGGCACCGTAACCGGCACCTGGACACTGGGGGACTTCGACGGGTTCCACTTCCTGTGCACCACCGTGACCAAGCTGCCGGAGCGGCTCCGGCACGTGACCTTCTCCCGGTGCTACTTCAAGAGCGGACAGTCGGTGGTGGTCCCCAGGGCCTCGGGGATCAGGGCCATAGGGGACCTAAAGGGCCGCCGGGTGGCGGTCACCTCGGGCTCCACCAGCGAGGCGGCGGCCAGGCGGCACCTGAAGGAATCGAAGATCGTCCCCTTCCCCACCGGGGTCCAGGAGGCCAACGCCCTGGCAAACGGGGAGGTGGACGCCATGGTGCTGGACCGGCCGGTGGCCTGGGATCACCTGGAGCGGCACCCGGAGTGGACCGAGCTGGGCATATCCCTGTCGGTGGAGAGCTTCGCGGTGACCATGCCCAAGGGGACATCCCCGGCGCTTAAGGCCCTGATAGACCAGGTGGTCATCCGGGAGAGGGACCGGCTCTTCTCCAAGTACTTCGCCAACCGGGTCAGGAGGTGA
- a CDS encoding DUF6305 family protein, whose translation MKKVRLGGWMGLLCALALVLALSTGALAAPVALTSVGQSPDAMMVKVLLKKAGLDSDYEATMKASQLSKEHKVLVAVVGGSMKGLGAAGINKEQERDRVKDLLGAARSKGVKVLVMHVGGKGRRGELTDFLMGVAFPAADAAMVVKGGNDDGLVDKLVPKGVKVQQVETIQAVSDPLKAKLAAWGVK comes from the coding sequence GTGAAGAAGGTAAGGCTTGGAGGGTGGATGGGACTTTTGTGTGCCCTGGCGTTGGTGTTGGCCCTGTCCACCGGGGCGTTGGCGGCCCCGGTGGCGCTCACGTCGGTGGGACAGAGCCCGGACGCCATGATGGTGAAGGTGCTGCTCAAGAAGGCTGGGTTGGACTCCGACTACGAGGCCACCATGAAGGCCTCTCAGCTGTCCAAGGAGCACAAGGTGCTGGTGGCGGTGGTTGGTGGCAGCATGAAGGGACTTGGGGCGGCGGGGATAAACAAGGAGCAGGAGAGGGACCGGGTCAAGGATCTCCTGGGGGCCGCCAGGTCCAAGGGGGTCAAGGTCTTGGTCATGCACGTGGGGGGCAAGGGCCGCCGGGGGGAGCTTACCGACTTCCTCATGGGGGTTGCCTTCCCCGCCGCTGACGCCGCCATGGTGGTCAAGGGGGGCAACGACGACGGCCTGGTGGACAAGCTGGTCCCAAAGGGGGTAAAGGTCCAGCAGGTAGAGACCATACAGGCGGTGTCGGATCCCCTGAAGGCCAAGCTGGCCGCCTGGGGCGTCAAGTAG
- a CDS encoding TRAP transporter large permease subunit — translation MGNWFWPEGALTVLMVGAFILGAFKLKLPISLALGLASVVGAVASGAGLPVRHLVEGMFGYLDTILIIAFAMIFMKSVQGCGLLNSLAAWVIRRFARRPVLLCLSITLLVMLPGMITGSSTAGCLTTGALVAPVLVRLGVPRAKVAAAIAMGAIYGMIAPPIDIPVMIIGGGIDMPYVGFGLPLLLATVPLAILSSLWLLLPHLKRVTLGGQMEEELRRMEEVPLKGSLFLPFLVLLVLMGAERLFKSPLLSLGMPLQFLLAAASAFAVGKPMRPLEVAREAIRDALPVLGILMGVGMFIQVMTLTGVRGFVVVSCLAVPAALLYPVMGISIPLFGAVSAFGAASVLGVPFVLALLGKDQIVVAGALALLSGLGDLMPPTALAGIFAAQVTDEEDYFKVLRHCVVPGVVTALWGLGMIALANPIASLLR, via the coding sequence ATGGGCAACTGGTTCTGGCCCGAGGGGGCCCTCACGGTTTTGATGGTGGGGGCCTTCATCCTGGGGGCCTTCAAGCTGAAGCTACCCATATCCCTGGCGCTGGGGCTCGCCTCGGTGGTGGGGGCGGTAGCGTCCGGTGCGGGGTTGCCGGTCCGGCACCTGGTGGAGGGCATGTTCGGGTACCTGGATACGATCCTCATCATCGCTTTTGCCATGATATTCATGAAGTCCGTCCAAGGGTGCGGGCTACTGAACTCCCTGGCCGCCTGGGTCATAAGGCGCTTCGCCCGTCGGCCGGTGCTCTTGTGCCTGTCCATCACACTGTTGGTGATGTTGCCCGGCATGATCACCGGCTCATCCACCGCCGGGTGTCTCACCACTGGCGCCCTGGTGGCCCCGGTGCTGGTGCGCCTCGGGGTCCCCAGGGCCAAGGTGGCGGCCGCCATAGCCATGGGGGCTATATACGGAATGATAGCCCCTCCCATCGACATCCCGGTGATGATCATAGGGGGCGGCATAGATATGCCCTACGTGGGGTTCGGTCTCCCGCTGCTCTTGGCCACGGTGCCCCTGGCGATCCTGTCGTCCCTCTGGCTCCTGCTACCCCACCTTAAGAGGGTCACCCTGGGGGGGCAGATGGAGGAGGAGCTGCGCCGGATGGAGGAGGTTCCCCTCAAGGGGTCCCTGTTCCTTCCGTTCCTGGTGCTCCTGGTGCTCATGGGGGCCGAGAGGCTCTTCAAGTCCCCCCTGCTGTCTCTGGGGATGCCCCTTCAGTTCCTGTTGGCCGCCGCCTCCGCCTTTGCGGTGGGCAAGCCCATGCGGCCCCTGGAGGTGGCCCGGGAGGCCATAAGGGATGCCCTGCCGGTGCTGGGGATCCTCATGGGGGTAGGGATGTTCATCCAGGTGATGACCTTGACGGGGGTCAGGGGCTTCGTGGTGGTCTCCTGCCTTGCGGTCCCCGCGGCGCTCCTCTACCCGGTCATGGGGATAAGCATCCCCCTCTTCGGGGCGGTGTCCGCCTTCGGGGCCGCCTCGGTGCTGGGGGTCCCCTTCGTGCTGGCCCTCCTGGGGAAGGACCAGATAGTGGTGGCCGGCGCCCTGGCCCTCCTGTCCGGCCTGGGGGACCTGATGCCCCCCACCGCCCTGGCGGGGATCTTCGCCGCCCAGGTTACCGATGAGGAGGACTACTTCAAGGTCCTGAGGCACTGCGTGGTGCCCGGGGTGGTCACCGCCCTCTGGGGGCTGGGGATGATAGCCTTGGCGAACCCCATAGCATCCCTTCTTAGGTAG
- a CDS encoding succinylglutamate desuccinylase/aspartoacylase family protein produces MMGKERRSALLMLALAAAVCLWASRDFLAMRERDRVFPAPGFRVEMLSSYLPDLKGTGMDTEVYVQEGPEKGGTVFVLGGTHPNEPAGYLAAVLLVENAKVRRGRLMVVPFGNASGFTHNQPQEASPNRLTFQLDDGSMRTFRYGSRDVSPLVMWPVPDVYVHKPSGQSLSGNESRNLNRSYPGDPDGSPAERLGFAIMELLRREEVSVAFDLHEASPEYPVVDAIVAHEKGMEVAAAAAMDLKLEGIEMRLEPSPKNLRGLSHREWGDGTGAVPFLIETANPSQGRLRGRTDERLVKTGLDKAYLKASSLGRLFVPYDQGGKPLDERVGRQLATLSALVSAFSMFDQDRGVEIRGIPSYQDVMSRGIGHFLRSGR; encoded by the coding sequence ATGATGGGGAAGGAGCGCAGGTCTGCACTCTTGATGTTGGCCCTGGCGGCGGCGGTGTGCCTTTGGGCCTCCCGGGACTTCCTGGCCATGAGGGAGAGGGATCGGGTCTTCCCCGCCCCGGGCTTCCGGGTGGAGATGCTGTCCAGCTACCTTCCGGACCTCAAGGGGACCGGGATGGACACGGAGGTGTACGTGCAGGAGGGGCCCGAGAAGGGGGGCACCGTCTTCGTCCTGGGGGGTACCCATCCAAACGAGCCGGCGGGGTACCTGGCGGCGGTTCTGCTGGTGGAGAATGCAAAGGTCCGGCGTGGGCGTCTCATGGTGGTGCCCTTCGGCAACGCGTCGGGGTTCACCCACAACCAGCCCCAGGAGGCGTCCCCCAACAGGCTGACCTTCCAGCTGGACGATGGGTCCATGAGGACCTTCCGCTACGGATCCCGGGACGTGAGCCCCCTGGTGATGTGGCCCGTGCCGGACGTGTACGTCCACAAGCCCTCGGGGCAGAGCCTGTCGGGGAACGAGAGCCGGAACCTGAACCGGTCCTACCCGGGTGATCCGGACGGCAGTCCCGCGGAGAGGCTGGGCTTCGCCATCATGGAGCTCCTCCGCCGGGAGGAGGTGTCGGTGGCCTTCGACCTCCACGAGGCCTCGCCGGAGTACCCGGTGGTGGACGCCATCGTGGCCCACGAGAAGGGCATGGAGGTGGCCGCCGCGGCGGCCATGGATCTGAAGCTGGAGGGGATAGAGATGAGGCTCGAGCCGTCGCCCAAGAACCTGCGGGGGCTCAGCCACCGGGAGTGGGGGGATGGAACCGGTGCTGTCCCCTTCCTCATAGAGACCGCCAACCCGAGCCAGGGGCGGCTCCGGGGGCGCACCGACGAGAGGCTGGTCAAGACCGGGCTGGACAAGGCGTACCTGAAGGCCTCTTCCCTGGGGAGGCTCTTCGTCCCCTACGACCAGGGGGGGAAGCCTTTGGACGAGCGGGTGGGCCGTCAGCTGGCCACCCTGTCCGCCCTGGTGAGTGCCTTCTCCATGTTCGACCAGGACAGGGGGGTGGAGATCCGCGGGATACCTTCGTATCAGGATGTCATGTCCAGGGGCATAGGTCACTTTCTGAGGTCGGGGCGGTAG
- the ggt gene encoding gamma-glutamyltransferase, translating into MKFKSGFLALVMVLVLGVGTLWAGQGDVYARNGMVSSAHELASRAGVEILKRGGNAVDAAVAVALALNVVEPNASGMGGGGFMTIRTADGKTVVVDYRETAPLSSTKDMFASEEAKKGKWSIRGGKSVAVPGFVAGMFHVLERYGTMSFAQVAQPAIDLAEKGFKLHPMQNQIITDEYEKLATYNDPAKVPFFKDGMPMPAGEVLTQPDLAKTLRILSKEGKGAFYGGPIGEALVRAVNASGGKMSMEDLKAYRVVERKPVFGTYRGYRIYSTPPASSGGTHVAELLNILENFPMRDLKHNSASYLHVMAEAMKLIYADRAKYMADTAFVKVPIQGLTSKAYAAKQAQRIDFKKVAKEVVPGDPWPFDRGMASYRADGIDERISTSSFSVADKMGNIVAATNTINYFFGSGVMVPGYGIVLNDEMDDFSWDPKSVNAPEPGKRPLSSMSPTVVLTPEGKPFMSVGAAGATRIITAVSQIIMNVVDFGMSMDDAIEQARIYNLVSGSKAGNLFAEEGIDPMALEVLGIKGHTVELKPKAGAFGTAQGILFDPVKGLNGGADSRRLGVPVGF; encoded by the coding sequence ATGAAGTTCAAGTCCGGATTTTTAGCCTTGGTGATGGTATTGGTCCTCGGGGTTGGGACCTTGTGGGCTGGCCAGGGGGACGTGTACGCCCGGAACGGCATGGTGTCCAGCGCCCATGAGCTGGCCTCCAGGGCGGGGGTTGAGATCCTCAAGCGGGGTGGCAACGCGGTGGACGCGGCGGTGGCGGTGGCCCTGGCACTCAACGTGGTGGAGCCCAACGCCTCTGGCATGGGCGGCGGCGGCTTCATGACCATAAGGACTGCGGACGGCAAGACCGTGGTGGTGGACTACCGGGAGACCGCTCCCCTCTCCTCCACCAAGGACATGTTCGCCTCCGAGGAGGCCAAGAAGGGCAAGTGGTCCATCCGGGGGGGCAAGTCGGTGGCGGTCCCAGGCTTCGTGGCTGGGATGTTTCACGTGCTGGAGAGGTACGGTACCATGAGCTTCGCCCAGGTTGCCCAGCCCGCCATCGATCTGGCGGAGAAGGGGTTCAAGCTGCACCCCATGCAGAACCAGATAATAACCGACGAGTACGAGAAGCTGGCCACCTACAACGACCCCGCCAAGGTGCCCTTCTTCAAGGACGGGATGCCCATGCCCGCCGGAGAGGTGCTCACCCAGCCGGACCTGGCGAAGACCCTCAGGATCCTCTCCAAGGAGGGGAAGGGGGCCTTCTACGGGGGGCCCATCGGGGAGGCGCTGGTCAGGGCGGTGAACGCCTCGGGGGGCAAGATGTCCATGGAGGACCTGAAGGCCTACCGGGTGGTGGAGCGGAAGCCCGTGTTCGGCACCTACCGGGGCTACCGGATCTACTCCACCCCTCCCGCCTCCAGCGGCGGCACCCACGTGGCGGAGCTCCTCAACATCCTGGAGAACTTCCCCATGCGGGACCTGAAGCACAACTCCGCCTCGTACCTGCACGTGATGGCGGAGGCCATGAAGCTGATCTACGCGGATAGGGCCAAGTACATGGCGGACACCGCCTTCGTCAAGGTGCCCATCCAGGGGCTCACCAGCAAGGCCTACGCGGCCAAGCAGGCCCAGCGGATAGACTTCAAGAAGGTGGCCAAGGAGGTGGTCCCCGGGGATCCCTGGCCCTTTGACCGGGGCATGGCCAGCTATCGGGCGGACGGCATTGACGAGCGGATAAGCACCAGCAGCTTCTCCGTGGCGGACAAGATGGGCAACATAGTGGCGGCCACAAACACCATAAACTACTTCTTCGGTTCCGGGGTGATGGTGCCCGGTTACGGGATAGTTCTCAACGACGAGATGGACGACTTCTCGTGGGATCCCAAGAGCGTCAACGCACCGGAGCCGGGGAAGAGGCCCCTGTCGTCCATGTCCCCCACGGTGGTGCTGACCCCGGAGGGCAAGCCCTTCATGTCCGTAGGGGCCGCGGGGGCCACCCGGATAATCACCGCGGTCTCCCAGATCATCATGAACGTGGTGGACTTCGGCATGTCCATGGATGACGCCATCGAGCAGGCCAGGATCTACAACCTTGTCTCGGGAAGCAAGGCGGGGAACCTCTTCGCCGAGGAGGGCATCGATCCCATGGCGCTGGAGGTGCTTGGGATCAAGGGGCACACGGTGGAGCTGAAGCCCAAGGCGGGGGCCTTCGGAACCGCCCAGGGCATCCTGTTCGATCCCGTCAAGGGACTGAACGGCGGCGCGGATTCCCGGCGGCTTGGGGTGCCGGTGGGGTTCTAG